In a genomic window of Magnolia sinica isolate HGM2019 chromosome 16, MsV1, whole genome shotgun sequence:
- the LOC131228807 gene encoding receptor-like protein EIX2, which translates to MGLGEINKEAIFFSYTREEMERCFSQQRGIVISLFLLNILIYSGGYWKVNGCLDWEIKALTTFRKALNDPSNRLSSWDDASNCCKWSGITCHNKTGYVVKLDLHSDLLHPAFSLSGRIDPALIELKHLQFLDLSYNDFIGNPFPDFLGSMKELRYLNLSSAGFVGTIPHQLGNLSKLISLQLYSNLSFYLNVENLGWLTSLPSLKYLDMSFVNLYMVSDDWVNVMNKSPSLVELRLQGCYLSYISPTLSYVNFTSLRVLDLSLNHFNSTIPNWIANISSLVSLDLSYNEFQGQVPGQFSQLPNLEELRLGSRRDNLSVDWLELLEGSWSKLKLLLLVFSQLHGGIPESVGNITSLVDLSLFFNENTTGSIPRAITKLINLEYLLLEGYHMHAAIPDWMDELKNLRNLYLYDCMLQGPIPAALGGLSSLEYLGLMGNQLTGNIPIELGKLSSLQHLSLWGNQLNGTIPATLGKLSNLFWLDLSYNSLTGNVSESHFEKLKKLRFLFLPSNSLVFDLHPDWVPPFQLEQMILTSCHLGPRFPTWLQTQKLISSLDISNASISDVMPTWFWDLALPISSLNLSNNEISGQLPNPLRMYPRAYIDLSSNHFSGPIPCILNGAIVLDLSKNQFSGPFPRNFTSTMPTLSFFSVAGNQISGRIPSSFEGMNFLNVLDLSQNNLSGIIPLTLGYCVALDALDLSKNRLSGGIPRSLGRLRGLQTMHLSDNGLSGEIPLSLKNCASLKTLDLGYNNFSSQIPTWIGESFQALRILRLRSNVFTGNIPPQLLNLTSLQVLDVAENCLSGSIPQSLENLMAMKNEQKTNRILSYGRTASYYEENLLVSVKGQMLEYTKTVSLVTCMDLSSNNFSGEIPEKLTSLFGLRILNLSGNHLSGKIPNKIGKLALLESLDFSKNQLSSTIPLSMSNLTFLSYLNLSYNNLSGRIPLGNQLQTLEDPSIYIGNNGLCGPPLTDKCVGDETPQGLMPVSGDIEKDEEEYEMRWFYSALGPGFAVGFWAFCGVLMLKKSWRIAYYRFFDKMINRLFCYCCFTRC; encoded by the coding sequence ATGGGGTTGGGAGAAATCAACAAAGaagctattttcttttcttacacGAGAGAAGAAATGGAGAGATGTTTTTCTCAACAAAGAGGCATTGTTATTTCCCTATTTCTTTTAAATATACTAATATATTCTGGAGGATATTGGAAGGTGAATGGTTGCTTGGATTGGGAGATAAAAGCTCTCACCACCTTTCGAAAGGCTCTCAACGATCCGTCGAATCGTCTCTCTTCTTGGGATGATGCCTCAAACTGCTGCAAATGGAGTGGAATTACCTGCCACAACAAAACTGGGTATGTTGTTAAACTTGACCTCCACAGCGACCTCTTACATCCAGCTTTCAGTCTAAGTGGCAGAATTGATCCGGCTTTGATTGAACTGAAGCATCTTCAGTTCTTGGACTTGAGCTATAATGATTTTATTGGCAACCCATTTCCAGATTTCTTGGGTTCAATGAAGGAGTTGAGGTACTTGAACTTATCATCGGCGGGGTTCGTAGGGACAATTCCTCATCAGCTTGGAAACCTCTCTAAGCTCATTTCCTTGCAGCTTTATTCGAATCTAAGCTTCTACTTGAATGTGGAAAACCTTGGGTGGTTGACAAGCCTACCTTCTCTCAAGTACCTGGACATGTCTTTTGTGAACCTTTACATGGTAAGCGATGATTGGGTGAATGTAATGAACAAGTCTCCTTCCCTTGTTGAGCTACGCTTACAAGGATGTTACCTTTCATATATTTCTCCCACTCTTTCTTATGTTAATTTCACATCTCTCCGTGTCCTTGATCTCAGTTTGAACCACTTCAACTCTACAATTCCAAACTGGATAGCTAACATTAGTAGCCTTGTGTCTTTAGATCTCTCGTATAACGAGTTTCAAGGTCAGGTTCCTGGGCAGTTTTCACAACTTCCCAACTTGGAAGAGTTGCGGTTGGGATCACGTAGAGATAACCTTAGCGTTGATTGGTTGGAACTTCTAGAAGGCAGTTGGAGTAAGTTGAAGCTACTTCTTCTGGTTTTCAGTCAGCTGCATGGAGGAATCCCAGAGTCTGTTGGGAATATTACCTCGCTTGTGGATCTCTCTTTGTTTTTCAATGAGAACACAACAGGTAGCATTCCAAGAGCCATAACTAAGCTTATCAATTTAGAGTATCTGTTATTGGAAGGATACCATATGCATGCAGCCATTCCTGATTGGATGGATGAGCTCAAAAATCTTAGAAACCTTTATCTCTACGATTGCATGCTACAGGGCCCAATCCCCGCagctcttggaggattgtcttccttgGAATATTTAGGTCTCATGGGAAATCAATTGACTGGGAATATCCCTATAGAGCTTGGAAAATTGTCTTCCTTACAACATTTATCTCTCTGGgggaatcagttgaatgggacAATCCCAGCAACTCTAGGAAAACTTTCTAACTTGTTTTGGCTTGACCTCTCTTACAACTCCTTAACTGGAAATGTGTCCGAAAGTCATTTTGAAAAGCTTAAAAAGTTGAGGTTTTTATTTTTGCCTTCCAATTCTTTGGTTTTTGATCTACATCCTGATTGGGTCCCTCCATTTCAGCTTGAACAAATGATCCTAACATCTTGTCATTTGGGCCCTCGATTTCCAACCTGGCTACAAACACAAAAGCTCATTTCATCCTTAGATATCTCCAATGCATCCATTTCTGATGTCATGCCCACCTGGTTTTGGGATTTAGCACTTCCAATTTCATCATTAAACCTTTCAAATAATGAGATATCTGGCCAATTGCCCAACCCTTTAAGAATGTATCCCCGGGCATACATTGATTTGAGTTCGAATCATTTCAGTGGTCCCATACCTTGCATATTGAATGGAGCCATAGTACTTGATCTCtccaaaaatcaattttctggGCCATTCCCACGAAATTTTACATCCACAATGCCCACCTTATCATTCTTTTCTGTTGCTGGTAACCAAATCAGTGGCAGAATTCCCTCATCCTTTGAAGGAATGAATTTCTTGAATGTCCTTGATCTTTCTCAAAACAATTTAAGTGGTATCATTCCATTGACATTGGGTTATTGTGTAGCCCTTGATGCACTTGATTTGAGCAAGAACAGGTTATCGGGAGGAATACCCAGGTCTTTGGGTCGGTTACGTGGACTCCAAACAATGCACTTGAGCGACAATGGCCTATCAGGAGAAATCCCTTTGTCTTTGAAGAACTGTGCTAGTTTGAAGACTCTCGACCTTGGATACAACAATTTCTCAAGCCAAATTCCCACATGGATTGGTGAAAGCTTTCAAGCTTTAAGAATTCTGCGTCTGCGGTCCAATGTGTTTACTGGCAACATCCCACCACAACTATTAAACCTAACTTCTCTTCAGGTCCTTGATGTGGCAGAAAATTGTTTGTCTGGATCAATTCCTCAAAGTCTTGAGAATCTCATGGCCATGAAGAATGAGCAGAAGACGAATCGCATTCTTTCTTATGGAAGGACAGCATCATATTACGAGGAAAACTTGCTTGTGTCAGTGAAGGGGCAAATGCTTGAATATACTAAAACAGTTTCATTGGTTACATGCATGGACCTTTCTAGCAATAACTTCTCTGGAGAGATCCCTGAGAAACTCACAAGTCTTTTTGGATTGCGTATCTTAAACTTATCTGGAAATCATTTGAGCGGAAAGATCCCAAACAAGATTGGCAAATTGGCATTGCTAGAGTCTCTCGATTTCTCTAAAAATCAGCTTTCAAGTACAATTCCTCTGAGCATGTCAAATTTAACTTTTCTAAGTTACTTGAATTTGTCATATAACAACTTGTCGGGGAGAATTCCATTGGGAAATCAGCTCCAGACGCTTGAAGATCCTTCTATTTATATCGGCAACAACGGACTCTGTGGACCTCCTCTAACAGATAAGTGTGTTGGCGATGAGACACCTCAAGGACTAATGCCTGTTAGTGGTGATAtagaaaaagatgaagaagagtATGAAATGCGTTGGTTTTATTCTGCTTTAGGACCAGGATTTGCAGTGGGGTTTTGGGCTTTTTGTGGTGTTTTAATGCTCAAGAAGTCTTGGAGAATTGCCTATTACCGCTTCTTCGATAAGATGATCAATAGACTGTTTTGTTACTGTTGCTTTACAAGATGTTAG